The following coding sequences lie in one Phalacrocorax aristotelis chromosome 2, bGulAri2.1, whole genome shotgun sequence genomic window:
- the CDK5 gene encoding cyclin-dependent kinase 5: protein MQKYEKLEKIGEGTYGTVFKAKNRETHEIVALKRVRLDDDDEGVPSSALREICLLKELKHKNIVRLHDVLHSDKKLTLVFEFCDQDLKKYFDSCNGDLDPEIVKSFMYQLLKGLAFCHSRNVLHRDLKPQNLLINRNGELKLADFGLARAFGIPVRCYSAEVVTLWYRPPDVLFGAKLYSTSIDMWSAGCIFAELANAGRPLFPGNDVDDQLKRIFRLLGTPTEEQWPAMAKLPDYKPYPMYPATTSLVNVVPKLNATGRDLLQNLLKCNPVQRISAEEALQHPYFTDFCPP, encoded by the exons ATGCAGAAATACGAGAAGCTGGAGAAGATCGGGGAAG GCACCTACGGGACCGTGTTCAAGGCCAAAAACCGGGAGACGCACGAGATCGTGGCGCTGAAGCGGGTCCGGCTGGACGATGACGACGAG GGTGTGCCCAGCTCGGCGCTGCGGGAGATCTGCCTGCTCAAGGAGCTGAAGCACAAAAACATCGTCAG GCTCCACGACGTCCTGCACAGCGACAAGAAGCTGACCCTGGTCTTCGAGTTCTGCGACCAG GACCTGAAGAAGTACTTCGATAGCTGCAACGGGGACTTGGATCCAGAGATCGTCAAG TCGTTCATGTACCAGTTGCTGAAGGGCCTCGCGTTCTGCCACAGCCGCAACGTCCTGCACCGAGACCTCAAACCCCAGAACTTGCTCATTAACAGG AACGGGGAACTCAAACTGGCTGACTTCGGCCTGGCGCGGGCCTTTGGCATCCCCGTGCGCTGTTACTCGGCGGAG GTCGTCACGCTGTGGTATCGGCCCCCAGATGTGCTCTTCGGCGCCAAGCTCTACTCCACCTCCATCGACATGTGGTCAGCCGGCTGCATCTTCGCAG AGCTGGCCAACGCCGGGCGGCCCCTGTTCCCAGGGAACGATGTGGACGACCAGCTGAAAAGGATTTTCCG GCTGCTGGGAACCCCCACGGAGGAGCAGTGGCCGGCCATGGCCAAGCTGCCCGACTACAAG CCCTACCCCATGTACCccgccaccacctccctggTCAACGTGGTGCCCAAGCTGAACGCCACCGGCCGGGACCTGCTGCAG AACCTGCTGAAGTGCAACCCGGTGCAGCGGATATCAGCAGAGGAGGCTCTCCAGCACCCCTACTTCACAGACTTCTGCCCTCCCTAG